A genomic stretch from Ureibacillus composti includes:
- a CDS encoding flavin reductase family protein, giving the protein MLSINPKDNSERENYKLLIGTIIPRPIAFITTKSDNGIVNAAPFSFFNIVSSNPPMLSVSVQRKGGQLKDTARNIYENHEFVVHIVDTENVEKINETAASLPPTESELELAKLTQVESEMVSVPGVKEAKVRFECKLVHATSLGGQENQPGCDLFVGEIVQYHIDEKIYDGKYINPIELDAISRLAGNDYAKIGEIFTLERPK; this is encoded by the coding sequence ATGCTTTCAATTAATCCAAAAGACAATTCAGAAAGAGAAAATTATAAACTATTAATTGGAACGATCATTCCAAGACCAATAGCTTTCATCACAACAAAATCAGATAATGGTATTGTCAACGCTGCACCATTTAGCTTTTTTAATATCGTTTCGTCTAACCCACCGATGCTATCTGTTTCGGTACAAAGAAAAGGTGGGCAACTTAAAGACACGGCAAGAAATATATATGAGAATCATGAGTTTGTTGTTCATATTGTAGATACTGAAAATGTAGAAAAAATTAATGAAACAGCCGCATCACTACCACCAACTGAAAGTGAATTAGAATTAGCTAAACTAACTCAAGTGGAAAGTGAAATGGTTAGCGTGCCAGGAGTTAAAGAGGCAAAAGTACGTTTTGAATGTAAATTAGTACATGCGACTTCCCTTGGTGGCCAAGAAAATCAACCAGGTTGTGATCTGTTTGTTGGTGAAATTGTTCAATACCATATTGACGAAAAGATTTATGATGGTAAGTACATTAATCCTATAGAGTTAGATGCAATCAGTCGTTTAGCTGGAAACGATTATGCAAAAATAGGTGAAATTTTTACTTTAGAACGACCTAAATAA
- a CDS encoding ABC-F family ATP-binding cassette domain-containing protein, giving the protein MSHLIVSNLTKTVGDKTLFKNIEFTIYEGERAGLIGINGTGKSTLLSILAGIQEADSIELDHPNKYRVAYLPQEPQFNEGETVLQAVFSGNSPILQLNREYEETVTQLSKNPESEELQNTLFRLQQQMDNEKAWDVNALAKQSLTKLGIDMYDAIVSSLSGGQQKRVALAKVLIEPADLYLLDEPTNHLDVQSTEWLQEMVTRLKGAVIFITHDRYFLDEISTHIYELADQTLYRHTGNYADYLEARAIREEMRAATQDKLRNRYRSELKWIRRGAKARTTKQKARIQRFEQLDDQIDRNTDDANLELSLATTRLGKKVIEGEHLSKTFAERVILEDFNFLLQQGDRIGIIGANGYGKSTLLNIIAGEIQPDEGEVIVGSTVKLAHFKQVLPKMNENERMIEYIREASNDITDAEGVRYSAAQMLERFLFPLHTHGTPIGKLSGGERKRLHLLRLLMEQPNVLLLDEPTNDLDIETLGVLEDFIEHFPGVVMTISHDRFFLDRIAKKLWILDGQGNVNESLDIYSDYLEKQALAQKIEAKEEKVEKQPKLQKTKSEKKKLTFKEQKEWETIGDQIAKVEEDIMTTEDEISTAGSDFTKLQQLTVKLDELNTEYERLIERWSYLEEIVKG; this is encoded by the coding sequence ATGAGTCATTTAATCGTATCAAATTTAACGAAAACTGTGGGAGATAAAACTCTCTTTAAAAATATCGAATTTACTATATATGAAGGTGAACGTGCTGGGTTAATTGGCATTAATGGTACAGGGAAATCTACTTTATTATCGATTTTAGCAGGTATCCAAGAAGCTGATTCAATCGAATTGGATCACCCAAATAAATATCGGGTGGCTTACTTACCACAAGAGCCACAATTTAATGAAGGAGAAACTGTATTACAAGCAGTATTCTCTGGTAATTCACCGATTTTACAATTGAACCGTGAATACGAAGAAACTGTTACGCAGTTATCAAAAAATCCTGAGTCAGAAGAATTACAAAATACATTATTCAGACTACAACAACAAATGGACAATGAGAAGGCTTGGGATGTCAACGCACTAGCAAAACAATCACTTACAAAACTGGGGATTGATATGTACGATGCGATTGTTTCAAGCCTTTCAGGTGGACAACAAAAACGGGTCGCTCTTGCAAAAGTACTAATTGAACCTGCAGATCTTTATTTGTTAGATGAACCTACTAACCATTTAGATGTTCAGTCAACTGAGTGGTTACAAGAGATGGTCACACGTTTAAAAGGCGCAGTTATTTTCATCACCCATGACCGTTATTTTTTAGATGAAATATCCACTCATATCTATGAGCTTGCTGATCAAACCCTGTATCGTCATACAGGTAATTATGCAGACTATTTAGAAGCGCGAGCTATTCGCGAGGAAATGCGTGCTGCGACACAAGATAAATTACGAAATCGTTATCGTTCAGAATTGAAATGGATTCGTCGAGGAGCAAAAGCTCGTACAACGAAACAAAAGGCTAGAATTCAACGTTTCGAGCAATTAGATGATCAAATTGATCGAAACACTGATGATGCGAATTTAGAATTATCTTTGGCAACAACGAGATTAGGAAAAAAAGTTATTGAAGGTGAACATCTATCAAAAACTTTTGCTGAACGTGTGATCCTTGAAGATTTTAACTTTTTACTACAACAAGGAGATCGTATTGGTATTATTGGCGCCAATGGCTATGGCAAATCAACCTTGTTAAATATCATTGCTGGAGAAATACAGCCTGATGAGGGTGAAGTAATTGTAGGTTCAACGGTTAAACTGGCACATTTTAAACAAGTGTTGCCAAAAATGAATGAAAACGAACGAATGATTGAGTATATTCGTGAAGCATCAAATGATATTACGGATGCGGAAGGTGTACGATATTCTGCTGCTCAAATGCTAGAAAGATTTTTATTCCCATTACATACCCATGGAACTCCGATTGGAAAGTTATCAGGTGGAGAAAGAAAACGTCTGCATTTATTACGTTTATTAATGGAACAGCCAAATGTTCTGTTACTGGATGAGCCTACAAATGATTTAGATATTGAAACACTTGGTGTACTAGAGGACTTTATTGAGCACTTCCCGGGTGTCGTAATGACCATATCCCATGACCGTTTCTTCCTAGACCGAATCGCAAAAAAACTTTGGATTTTAGATGGCCAAGGAAATGTAAATGAAAGTTTAGATATCTATAGTGACTATTTAGAAAAGCAAGCACTTGCCCAAAAAATAGAAGCTAAAGAGGAAAAAGTTGAAAAACAACCAAAGCTTCAAAAAACAAAAAGCGAAAAGAAAAAGCTAACGTTTAAAGAACAAAAAGAATGGGAAACAATTGGTGACCAAATTGCTAAAGTGGAAGAAGACATTATGACTACAGAGGATGAAATTTCCACTGCTGGTTCTGACTTTACAAAACTTCAGCAATTAACAGTTAAACTAGATGAGTTAAATACGGAGTATGAACGTTTAATTGAAAGATGGTCTTACTTAGAAGAAATTGTAAAAGGATAG
- the rbsC gene encoding ribose ABC transporter permease, giving the protein MQQEGKKLVNYKNKELLTKLGPLFGLLLLIIIVSILNPNFLSIANIFNVLRQVSISAIIALGMTFVILTGGIDLSVGSTLALTGAVAASLLAGGTDPFVAMGIALVLGLLLGAVNGVIITKGKVAPFIATLATMTIYRGLTLVFTDGKPISNLGDHYTFQLFGKGYFLGFPVPVVTMVISFIVLYFILQKTTFGRRVYAVGGNEEAAKLSGINADRVKIAVYAITGFLAALSALILTSRLNSAQPTAGESYELDAIAAVVLGGTSLNGGKGWIFGTLIGALIIGVLNNGMNLIGVSSFWQQVVKGIVILLAVLLDRKKTA; this is encoded by the coding sequence ATGCAACAGGAGGGGAAAAAGTTGGTCAATTATAAAAATAAAGAGTTGTTAACGAAACTTGGACCACTTTTCGGTTTATTACTACTAATTATTATCGTTTCAATCTTAAATCCAAATTTCTTATCGATTGCAAATATATTTAACGTTCTACGACAAGTTTCAATTAGTGCAATTATTGCACTTGGAATGACGTTTGTTATTTTAACAGGTGGAATTGATTTATCAGTCGGGTCAACGCTTGCACTTACTGGGGCTGTTGCAGCAAGCTTACTTGCAGGTGGTACCGACCCATTTGTAGCTATGGGAATAGCACTAGTACTTGGTTTATTATTAGGGGCAGTTAATGGTGTAATCATTACAAAAGGGAAAGTTGCACCCTTCATTGCAACTCTAGCAACTATGACAATTTATCGTGGATTAACTTTAGTTTTTACAGATGGTAAACCAATTTCTAATTTAGGTGATCATTACACATTCCAATTATTCGGTAAAGGATACTTCTTAGGTTTCCCAGTACCAGTTGTAACAATGGTTATTTCATTTATTGTTTTATACTTTATTTTACAAAAAACAACATTCGGTCGTCGTGTGTATGCAGTAGGTGGGAACGAAGAAGCAGCGAAATTATCAGGTATCAATGCTGATCGTGTGAAAATTGCGGTATATGCGATTACTGGTTTCTTAGCAGCATTATCAGCTTTAATTCTTACATCTCGTTTAAATTCGGCACAACCAACAGCAGGGGAATCTTATGAATTAGATGCCATCGCTGCTGTAGTTTTAGGTGGTACAAGCTTAAATGGTGGTAAAGGATGGATTTTCGGTACATTAATCGGTGCACTGATTATCGGTGTATTGAATAACGGTATGAATTTAATCGGTGTATCTTCTTTCTGGCAACAAGTTGTGAAAGGGATAGTTATTTTACTTGCGGTTTTATTAGACCGTAAAAAAACTGCATAA
- a CDS encoding conserved virulence factor C family protein — protein MKIVTIEPTPSPNSMKVVIDEELPFGKSFNYTKDNVDEAPEEIKAILHIEGVKGVYHVADFLAIERNAKFSWENILSSVRTALGEKGDVLGKEEPQAVDHYGEVFVHVQMFRGIPLQVKVFDSSSEHRISTGERFVKAFQSVEVNKFDDNYILERKWVDFGVRYGDKEEIAQNILQEIDATYPEERIAKIVEAANTKKSVTVERKKITVEEFDVEDWHTRFQLLDQIPDPELDDLPLLEKALEDEQMSIRRLAVVYLGMIEDEKVVPLLSRALKDKSAAVRRTAGDCMSDFGLAEFEPAMIEALKDKNKLVRWRAAMYLYETGTENALPALHEAEEDIEFEVKLQVKMAIARIEQGEEAKGSVWKQMTEHR, from the coding sequence ATGAAAATTGTAACAATCGAACCGACTCCAAGCCCAAACTCAATGAAAGTTGTCATTGATGAGGAATTACCTTTTGGTAAAAGTTTTAATTATACAAAAGATAATGTAGATGAAGCACCGGAAGAAATTAAAGCCATTTTACATATTGAAGGAGTAAAAGGGGTTTATCATGTTGCGGATTTTTTAGCGATAGAACGAAATGCAAAATTCAGTTGGGAAAATATTTTATCAAGTGTTCGTACTGCATTAGGTGAAAAAGGCGATGTTCTAGGCAAAGAAGAGCCGCAAGCTGTGGACCATTATGGTGAGGTCTTTGTTCACGTCCAAATGTTTAGAGGGATCCCACTGCAAGTTAAAGTATTTGATTCATCTTCTGAACACCGTATTTCAACAGGAGAGCGTTTCGTAAAAGCCTTCCAATCTGTAGAAGTAAATAAATTTGATGACAACTATATTTTAGAACGTAAATGGGTTGACTTCGGTGTTCGTTACGGTGATAAAGAGGAAATTGCCCAAAATATTTTACAAGAAATTGATGCGACTTATCCTGAAGAACGCATTGCTAAAATCGTCGAAGCAGCCAATACAAAAAAGTCTGTTACAGTCGAGCGGAAAAAAATTACAGTAGAAGAGTTCGATGTAGAAGATTGGCATACGCGATTCCAATTACTTGATCAAATACCGGACCCGGAACTCGATGATCTTCCACTTTTAGAAAAAGCGTTAGAAGATGAGCAAATGTCTATTCGTCGTCTTGCAGTCGTGTATTTAGGGATGATTGAAGATGAAAAAGTGGTCCCACTACTTTCCCGTGCATTAAAAGATAAAAGTGCGGCCGTGCGTCGTACTGCAGGGGATTGCATGAGCGATTTTGGCTTAGCAGAATTTGAGCCTGCGATGATTGAAGCATTGAAGGATAAAAATAAACTTGTTCGTTGGCGCGCGGCTATGTACCTGTATGAAACAGGAACTGAAAACGCATTACCTGCACTTCATGAAGCAGAAGAAGACATAGAATTCGAAGTGAAACTACAAGTGAAAATGGCAATTGCACGTATCGAACAAGGCGAAGAAGCAAAAGGATCCGTTTGGAAACAAATGACCGAGCACAGATAA
- a CDS encoding ring-cleaving dioxygenase has protein sequence MEENNMNHLKGIHHVTAITSSAEKNYEFFTYVLGMRLVKKTVNQDDIQTYHLFFADDKGSAGTDMTFFDFPGIPKGTHGTNEIYKTAFRVPTDAALEYWVKRFDKYEVKHTGIKEVFGKKTISFVDFDDQQYMLVSDEFNEGVASGTPWQNGPVPLEFAITGLGPIHIRIAQFDYFKEVLEKVMLMREIAKEDSLHLFEVGEGGNGAQVIVEHNTVLPNGRQGFGTVHHTAFRVEDTKVLYEWIDRMQSFGFGTSGYVDRFFFESLYARVAPGILFEWATDGPGFMGDEPYETVGEILSLPPFLEPKREQIEKLVRPIDTVRSTLTIEKEYL, from the coding sequence ATGGAGGAAAACAATATGAATCACTTAAAAGGAATCCACCACGTAACAGCCATTACAAGTAGTGCAGAAAAAAATTATGAGTTTTTCACATATGTATTAGGTATGCGTTTAGTTAAAAAAACAGTAAACCAAGACGATATTCAAACTTATCATTTATTCTTCGCAGACGATAAAGGATCAGCTGGAACAGATATGACATTCTTTGATTTCCCAGGTATTCCAAAAGGAACTCATGGAACAAACGAAATATACAAAACAGCATTTCGTGTGCCTACAGATGCAGCATTAGAATATTGGGTGAAACGTTTTGACAAATATGAAGTAAAGCATACGGGCATTAAAGAAGTTTTTGGTAAGAAAACAATTTCATTTGTTGATTTTGATGACCAACAATATATGTTAGTTTCTGATGAATTTAATGAAGGCGTTGCATCAGGTACGCCATGGCAAAATGGTCCTGTACCTTTAGAGTTTGCTATTACAGGGTTAGGACCTATTCATATCCGCATCGCACAATTTGATTATTTTAAAGAAGTGTTAGAAAAAGTAATGCTAATGCGAGAAATTGCAAAAGAAGATTCACTTCACTTATTCGAAGTAGGTGAGGGTGGTAATGGAGCGCAAGTGATTGTAGAACATAATACGGTTTTACCAAATGGGCGCCAAGGCTTTGGTACAGTACATCATACAGCATTCCGTGTAGAAGATACAAAAGTATTATATGAATGGATTGATCGTATGCAAAGCTTTGGTTTTGGTACGTCAGGTTATGTAGATCGCTTCTTCTTTGAATCACTTTATGCACGTGTCGCACCTGGTATTTTATTCGAATGGGCTACGGATGGCCCTGGATTTATGGGTGACGAACCGTATGAAACAGTGGGTGAAATTTTATCCTTACCTCCTTTCTTAGAGCCTAAACGCGAACAAATAGAAAAACTAGTACGACCAATTGATACAGTGAGAAGTACACTGACAATTGAGAAAGAATACTTATAA
- a CDS encoding HD domain-containing protein, with amino-acid sequence MIENVKEAVKNIYNQFDASHDFQHIERVLQNAEAILATEPLADAELVRLAVLLHDVSDKKYTDSKDNENQLINTLPIVDEKKDHIREIIASVSFNGGNELPAKTIEAKIVRDADRLDAIGAVGIARTFAYGGAKGRKLYDDEEEARTAMSEEEYRTKSTASVTHFYEKLLLLKDLMLTEKGKQMAEERHQFMLSFLEQLKNEREGRA; translated from the coding sequence ATGATAGAAAATGTTAAAGAAGCAGTGAAAAATATATATAATCAGTTTGATGCTAGTCATGATTTTCAACATATTGAACGAGTATTACAAAATGCCGAAGCAATTCTAGCAACAGAACCATTAGCTGATGCTGAGTTAGTGCGACTTGCGGTATTGTTACATGACGTTAGCGATAAAAAATATACAGATAGTAAAGATAACGAAAACCAATTAATTAATACGCTTCCAATAGTCGATGAAAAGAAAGATCATATTCGTGAAATTATAGCAAGTGTCTCATTTAATGGAGGGAATGAACTTCCAGCTAAGACTATCGAAGCAAAAATAGTCCGTGATGCAGATCGTTTAGACGCTATTGGTGCAGTTGGTATTGCACGTACATTTGCTTATGGGGGAGCAAAGGGAAGAAAGCTTTATGATGACGAAGAAGAGGCACGTACTGCCATGTCAGAGGAAGAGTACCGAACAAAATCAACAGCTTCTGTCACTCATTTTTATGAGAAACTATTATTGTTAAAAGATTTAATGTTAACTGAAAAAGGGAAACAAATGGCTGAAGAGAGACATCAGTTTATGTTAAGCTTTTTAGAGCAGTTAAAAAATGAAAGGGAAGGAAGAGCCTGA
- a CDS encoding SRPBCC domain-containing protein: MGKSQTAMLIILRTFDEPPEKLFEAWINPDIMKKWFFTTELTNIYTMSEPKVGGTFEILDFHDEEDYHVLGKYKEIDPPKKLRFTFKMPHINDAEDVIEIQIKPYESGCKMTFIQEIKIPTEVGLTEEEIESKLKEYHDQTEEGWGYIFDELSKVLKTMREVSFYEKMLGQGDLSNDYFNSNSNHERNV; this comes from the coding sequence ATGGGAAAATCCCAAACAGCAATGTTGATTATATTACGAACATTTGATGAACCGCCAGAAAAATTATTTGAAGCTTGGATTAATCCAGATATTATGAAAAAATGGTTTTTTACAACAGAATTAACGAATATATATACGATGAGCGAGCCTAAAGTTGGTGGTACTTTTGAAATACTCGATTTTCACGATGAAGAAGACTATCACGTATTAGGTAAGTATAAAGAAATCGACCCACCAAAAAAATTACGATTTACTTTTAAAATGCCTCATATTAATGACGCAGAGGATGTTATTGAAATACAAATAAAGCCATATGAATCTGGTTGTAAAATGACTTTTATACAGGAAATCAAGATCCCTACAGAGGTAGGATTGACAGAGGAAGAAATTGAATCGAAACTAAAAGAATATCATGACCAAACCGAAGAAGGTTGGGGTTATATATTTGATGAATTAAGTAAAGTACTTAAAACAATGAGAGAAGTAAGTTTTTATGAAAAAATGTTAGGACAAGGTGATTTAAGTAATGATTATTTTAACAGCAATTCTAATCATGAAAGGAACGTATAA
- the rbsB gene encoding ribose ABC transporter substrate-binding protein RbsB yields MKKLTMLIVATIFTVILSACSMESPFLQNEEGSTGQDTLKIGFSISTLNNPFFVTLSEGAKANATELGSEIVIVDAQDDASKQASDVEDLIQQGVDLILINPVDSAAVGSAVQSANTAGIPVITVDRSADHGEVVSHIASDNVAGGALAGEYLLELAGEGAKVAMLEGVAGSSAARDRGDGFLSAVEGKVDLVSSLTANFDRGEGLTVMENMLQANPEIKAVFAQNDEMALGALEAIKASGKDIIVIGFDATDDALAKIKEGKMAASVAQKPEEIGKAAIETAVNYLNGETVEEFVPVDLELVKQ; encoded by the coding sequence ATGAAAAAGTTAACGATGTTGATTGTTGCAACAATTTTCACAGTAATCTTGTCTGCTTGTTCAATGGAGTCTCCTTTTTTACAAAATGAAGAAGGATCAACAGGCCAAGATACATTAAAAATTGGATTCTCTATTTCTACTTTAAATAACCCATTCTTTGTTACGTTAAGTGAAGGGGCTAAAGCAAATGCAACTGAACTAGGTTCTGAAATTGTCATTGTCGATGCTCAAGATGATGCATCAAAACAAGCATCAGACGTCGAAGATTTAATCCAACAAGGTGTAGATTTAATCTTAATTAATCCAGTGGACTCTGCTGCAGTTGGTTCAGCAGTACAATCAGCAAACACAGCCGGTATTCCCGTCATTACGGTTGACCGCTCTGCAGATCATGGGGAAGTTGTTTCACATATTGCTTCTGATAATGTTGCTGGTGGGGCATTAGCAGGGGAATATTTACTTGAATTAGCAGGTGAAGGGGCGAAAGTTGCCATGCTAGAAGGGGTTGCAGGTTCTTCAGCAGCTCGAGACCGTGGAGACGGATTCCTATCTGCTGTTGAAGGTAAAGTTGACCTTGTTTCAAGTTTAACAGCAAACTTTGACCGAGGTGAAGGGTTAACAGTAATGGAAAATATGTTACAAGCTAATCCTGAAATTAAAGCAGTATTTGCACAAAACGATGAAATGGCTTTAGGTGCTTTAGAAGCAATTAAAGCGTCTGGAAAAGACATCATCGTTATTGGATTTGACGCAACTGATGATGCACTTGCGAAAATTAAAGAAGGAAAGATGGCTGCATCTGTTGCACAAAAACCTGAAGAAATTGGTAAAGCGGCCATTGAAACAGCTGTTAATTATTTAAACGGAGAAACGGTAGAAGAATTCGTACCCGTTGACCTTGAATTAGTAAAGCAATAA
- a CDS encoding glucosamine 6-phosphate synthetase codes for MQNVSKRTFLWIVPLIIIGIFWYFYGPQEEITDNEYISYIKETKINKSDSVTLDEAFTKYCEEGKWVYFQTQKNQHVVEYKGTCPVNGEKSEVNLQFVVEKDQSKYDTGVLLLNGVQQEADQRDEFLQTVVKS; via the coding sequence ATGCAAAATGTTTCGAAAAGGACGTTTTTATGGATTGTTCCACTAATAATTATCGGCATCTTTTGGTACTTTTACGGGCCACAAGAAGAAATAACAGATAATGAATATATTTCATATATAAAAGAAACGAAGATTAATAAATCAGATTCTGTGACATTAGATGAGGCTTTCACAAAATATTGTGAAGAAGGCAAATGGGTATACTTTCAAACTCAAAAAAATCAACATGTCGTAGAATATAAAGGGACATGCCCTGTGAACGGGGAAAAAAGCGAGGTTAATTTGCAATTTGTTGTAGAAAAAGATCAAAGCAAATATGACACGGGTGTACTTCTATTAAACGGGGTTCAACAAGAGGCGGACCAACGTGATGAATTTTTACAAACTGTTGTAAAAAGTTAA
- a CDS encoding DMT family transporter, producing the protein MNVSAMMKLTISMAIFGSIGFFTIHTGIPAVELVFVRCIFASVFLSAMWFFTGGHKHEEWNRKEIIQTLFCGIFLVLNWVFLFKAFEEMSISVAISIYNLAPIFVLILGAILLKERMTVRGILATVICFIGSIFIVGIDNFTSIEQFFNSGFVWALLSAICYASTMFLSKTLSSLSPYATTFLQTFVGMIMLLPFCDFSVFQGLTTTNWLFILGTGIIHTGFVYYLFFDSIRHLPTIVVSVLVFMDPVVAILLDTIILDFRPTLLQSLGIILIFGGILYTVFRPTKKEAVSTDSEVAQ; encoded by the coding sequence ATGAATGTATCCGCCATGATGAAATTAACCATCTCAATGGCCATATTTGGTTCCATTGGTTTTTTCACCATACATACAGGGATCCCAGCCGTTGAACTTGTTTTTGTCCGTTGCATTTTTGCTTCAGTGTTTTTAAGTGCCATGTGGTTTTTTACAGGTGGGCATAAACATGAAGAATGGAATCGAAAAGAAATAATTCAAACACTATTTTGTGGGATTTTCCTCGTTCTGAATTGGGTATTTTTGTTCAAGGCATTTGAAGAAATGTCAATTTCAGTTGCTATTTCAATATATAACTTAGCGCCCATCTTTGTATTAATTTTAGGAGCAATCCTCTTAAAAGAACGAATGACTGTACGCGGTATTTTGGCTACGGTCATCTGCTTTATTGGCAGTATTTTTATTGTAGGAATTGACAATTTTACTTCAATCGAACAATTTTTCAACTCAGGCTTTGTTTGGGCATTACTTTCAGCTATTTGTTATGCATCCACAATGTTCTTAAGCAAAACACTTAGTAGTTTATCACCTTATGCCACGACTTTTTTGCAAACGTTTGTAGGAATGATCATGCTCCTACCATTTTGTGATTTTTCGGTTTTCCAAGGATTAACGACAACAAATTGGTTGTTTATTTTAGGTACGGGAATCATCCATACAGGCTTTGTCTATTATTTATTCTTTGATAGTATCAGACACTTACCTACGATTGTTGTATCCGTATTAGTATTCATGGATCCAGTTGTTGCTATTTTGCTAGATACCATCATTTTAGATTTTAGACCAACACTGCTACAGTCTCTTGGAATCATACTAATATTTGGAGGCATACTTTACACAGTTTTCAGGCCTACAAAAAAAGAGGCAGTTTCGACTGACAGTGAAGTTGCTCAATAG
- a CDS encoding aldo/keto reductase — protein sequence MRYVQLKNDKIPPIALGTWSWGNGVNGGDAVFGNNLTDKELKPVFDAAMSAGLNLWDTAAVYGMGASETILGNFIKNQKNVLISTKFTPGRQDEMEKSLTESLNRLGVDHTDIYWIHNPKDVNKWTAEIVPLMKSDRVKHVGVSNHNLEEIKLATSILEKEGLQLSAVQNHYSLIYRESEDAGIIDWCNRNNVVFFSYMVLEQGALTGKYNAQNPFKEGTRRGDAFHSEVLLKLTPLIGTMEKIGKEYEADPAQIAIAWAIAKGTVPIIGVTKSKHIEEAIAAVDIELSEQEMKELETAAKETGVGIRGAWEKSMQI from the coding sequence ATGAGATATGTTCAATTAAAAAATGACAAGATCCCGCCAATTGCATTAGGAACCTGGTCGTGGGGTAATGGAGTAAATGGTGGAGACGCTGTTTTTGGTAATAACCTTACAGATAAGGAATTGAAACCTGTTTTTGATGCAGCAATGAGTGCCGGATTAAATCTATGGGACACTGCAGCGGTTTATGGAATGGGTGCTTCTGAAACGATTTTAGGGAATTTTATAAAAAATCAAAAGAATGTATTAATCTCTACAAAATTTACACCTGGTCGTCAAGATGAGATGGAAAAATCTCTAACTGAAAGTTTAAATCGTTTGGGTGTTGATCACACAGACATTTATTGGATTCATAATCCAAAAGATGTAAACAAATGGACAGCTGAAATTGTACCACTTATGAAAAGTGATCGAGTAAAACATGTAGGTGTCTCTAATCATAACTTAGAAGAGATAAAGTTAGCTACTTCCATTCTAGAAAAGGAAGGATTACAACTGTCAGCTGTACAAAACCACTACAGTTTAATTTATCGCGAATCTGAAGATGCTGGAATTATTGACTGGTGCAATCGAAATAATGTTGTATTCTTTTCTTATATGGTGTTAGAGCAAGGTGCTTTAACAGGAAAATATAATGCTCAAAATCCCTTTAAAGAAGGGACAAGAAGAGGCGACGCATTTCATTCAGAAGTTCTTCTTAAGTTAACTCCACTAATAGGGACGATGGAAAAGATAGGTAAAGAATATGAGGCTGATCCTGCACAAATTGCAATTGCTTGGGCCATCGCCAAAGGGACAGTTCCAATTATTGGAGTAACGAAGTCAAAACATATCGAAGAAGCGATTGCAGCTGTAGATATCGAATTATCTGAGCAGGAAATGAAAGAATTAGAAACAGCCGCAAAGGAAACAGGTGTTGGAATAAGAGGGGCTTGGGAAAAAAGTATGCAAATTTAA
- a CDS encoding DoxX family protein, which produces MKQNEFGTLFIRMILGAIFTIHGFDKFKEGIQETIGRFEDYGIPYAEYVAFGVAGVELIGGFFLIIGFSTRFIAALLAIIMIGAIVKVRFELGFINGYEFNLALLAMSLYLLFGGSKMMALDNFLGQSKKKKKYS; this is translated from the coding sequence CTGAAACAAAATGAATTCGGCACACTTTTTATCCGAATGATATTAGGGGCTATTTTTACTATTCATGGCTTCGATAAGTTTAAGGAAGGTATTCAGGAAACCATCGGCAGGTTTGAGGACTATGGAATTCCTTATGCTGAATATGTAGCTTTCGGTGTCGCTGGAGTAGAATTAATTGGTGGCTTCTTCCTAATCATTGGATTTTCAACGCGTTTTATTGCAGCACTATTAGCAATTATTATGATTGGTGCCATTGTGAAAGTACGATTTGAACTTGGATTTATCAATGGTTATGAATTTAATTTAGCCTTATTAGCTATGTCCCTCTATTTATTATTTGGAGGAAGCAAAATGATGGCATTGGACAACTTCCTTGGACAAAGTAAAAAGAAAAAGAAATATTCATAA